One window of Nymphaea colorata isolate Beijing-Zhang1983 chromosome 1, ASM883128v2, whole genome shotgun sequence genomic DNA carries:
- the LOC116262051 gene encoding protein NRT1/ PTR FAMILY 3.1-like — protein sequence MLPCFPSKVRSSSPESPPANTMESKEKRRGGLRTMPFILATDVCDRFAATGFSSNMITYLTQVLHMPMVQASNTLTNFAGTAALTPLIGGLIADSFAGRFWTIAVASVIYQLGMLCLTLSAILRGTRPPPCSGQQPCQEASTGQLWILYFSLLLTSIGSGGLRPCVVAFGADQLDLSKSKKTKDKTSNFFNWYYFCMGVASLLALTLVVYIQDNVGWGWGLGVPTIVMTISVVVFLLGYPLYVFYRPSGSPLTRLTQVVVAAIRKRSAIRPNDGNELYQNREMDASISITGRLLHSDQYKCLDRAAIITERDFTEGGNPKPWRLSTVHRVEELKSIIRTLPVWAATILLVTASSHQNTFSIQQARTMDRHLVGSFKIPPATMNVFTILSLLITLALYDHVIVPLREKYASKPVKWSYFRRMGIGMGVSILSTFVAGFVEVKRKNAAAQAGLLSQPRTTIPISVFWLIPQYSLHGISEAFTHVGHLQFLYDQSPESMRSFGIALFWIAISLGNYLSTLVVSLVHKYTGKEHNWLPNHNLNKGRLEYYYWFITGLQIVNLGYYIICTLFYTYKPLEVAPLENQANGVDGNGHVELAASGVNEREIRDPEVGAARSV from the exons ATGCTCCCTTGTTTCCCCTCCAAAGTCAGAAGCAGCTCGCCGGAAAGTCCACCGGCTAACACCATGGAGTccaaagagaagagaaggggaGGGCTCAGGACAATGCCCTTCATTCTTG CCACCGACGTGTGCGACCGGTTTGCGGCCACCGGATTCTCCTCTAATATGATCACTTACTTGACTCAAGTGCTTCACATGCCTATGGTTCAGGCCTCTAACACGCTCACAAATTTTGCCGGCACGGCGGCCTTAACACCACTGATCGGCGGGTTGATTGCCGATTCTTTTGCCGGAAGATTTTGGACCATTGCCGTTGCTTCCGTCATCTACCAGCTG GGAATGCTATGCCTGACCTTGTCCGCTATCCTTAGGGGCACCAGGCCTCCGCCCTGTTCCGGTCAGCAACCATGCCAAGAGGCATCGACAGGGCAGCTATGGATCCTCTACTTCTCACTCCTCTTGACCTCCATAGGGTCGGGCGGGCTCAGGCCCTGCGTGGTAGCCTTCGGCGCCGACCAGCTTGACTTGAGCAAGTCCAAAAAGACCAAGGACAAGACCTCCAATTTCTTCAACTGGTACTATTTCTGCATGGGTGTGGCCAGCTTGCTCGCCCTGACCCTTGTCGTCTACATTCAAGACAATGTGGGGTGGGGTTGGGGCCTGGGCGTGCCAACCATAGTCATGACCATTTCGGTGGTCGTCTTTCTTCTCGGCTACCCGCTCTATGTCTTCTACCGGCCCTCCGGCAGCCCGCTAACCCGGCTCACGCAAGTGGTTGTCGCGGCGATCAGGAAGAGAAGTGCGATCAGACCAAATGACGGCAATGAGTTGTATCAGAACAGGGAGATGGATGCTTCAATCTCGATCACAGGGAGGCTTCTTCACTCGGACCAGTACAA gTGCCTTGACAGAGCTGCCATAATAACGGAACGCGACTTCACAGAAGGCGGCAACCCCAAGCCATGGCGACTCTCCACCGTTCACCGTGTGGAAGAGCTAAAATCGATCATCCGGACGCTTCCAGTCTGGGCTGCCACTATCTTGCTGGTCACCGCCTCTTCTCACCAGAACACGTTTTCGATCCAACAGGCGCGAACCATGGACCGGCACCTGGTTGGGTCCTTCAAGATCCCTCCTGCCACCATGAACGTCTTCACAATCCTCTCCCTGCTAATAACTCTTGCTCTCTACGACCACGTCATAGTTCCACTGAGGGAGAAGTACGCCAGCAAGCCTGTTAAGTGGTCGTACTTCCGGCGGATGGGCATCGGCATGGGGGTGTCCATTTTGAGTACGTTTGTGGCCGGATTCGTCGAAGTCAAGCGGAAAAATGCCGCAGCTCAGGCAGGGCTACTAAGCCAGCCCCGCACAACCATACCAATCAGTGTTTTTTGGCTAATACCGCAGTACAGTCTTCATGGCATATCTGAAGCATTCACTCACGTAGGCCACCTTCAATTTCTCTACGACCAGTCGCCGGAAAGTATGCGAAGCTTCGGAATCGCGCTCTTTTGGATAGCAATCTCATTAGGAAATTACTTGAGCACACTAGTAGTATCACTGGTTCATAAGTATACTGGCAAGGAACACAATTGGCTGCCTAACCATAACCTCAATAAGGGCAGATTAGAGTACTACTATTGGTTCATAACAGGCCTCCAGATTGTGAATTTGGGGTACTACATAATTTGCACCTTGTTCTATACATATAAGCCCTTGGAGGTGGCACCTCTGGAAAACCAGGCCAATGGTGTGGATGGTAATGGACATGTTGAGCTAGCTGCAAGCGGCGTGAATGAGCGGGAGATCAGGGACCCAGAGGTGGGTGCGGCACGGTCTGTGTAA